A stretch of Tripterygium wilfordii isolate XIE 37 chromosome 11, ASM1340144v1, whole genome shotgun sequence DNA encodes these proteins:
- the LOC120008502 gene encoding xyloglucan glycosyltransferase 4-like: MAPNTVVVTIEKANNISLVEINGSDSSSLLPEKQKAISPKQFRFFLLLKAHKLVTCISWLAMAFKSIFFSVKKRIALNDIGDEEKVGRGKRMYRFIKAFLVISIVALMLEIIAYYKKWNLNLIQPWEVQGLVQWSYMAWLSFRADYIAPLVIMLSKFCVVLFLIQSLDRLVLCIGCFWINYKKLKPQIEADACDPENPSSFPMVLVQIPMCNEREVYEQSIAAVCQLDWPKDRLLIQVLDDSDDGNLQLLIKEEVSSWRQKSVNIIYRHRLIRTGYKAGNLKSAMGCDYVKDYEFVAIFDADFQPNPDFLKQTIPHFKGNPELGLVQARWTFVNKDENLLTRLQNVNLCFHFEVEQQVNGMFLNFFGFNGTAGVWRIKALEESGGWLERTTVEDMDIAVRAHLNGWKFIFLNDVRVLCELPESYEAYKKQQHRWHSGPMQLFRLCLPAIITAKISIWKKANLIFLFFLLRKLILPFYSFTLFCIILPLTMFIPEAELPLWVICYVPIFMSLLNILPAPKSFPFLVPYLLFENTMSVTKFNAMVSGLFQLGSAYEWVVTKKTGRSSESDLLAFAEKAANEEKILRRNSESGLELLSKLNEQKAPIVKKRNRIYRKELALAFLLLTAAARSLLSAHGVHFYFLLFQGLSFLVMGLDLIGEQMS; this comes from the exons ATGGCTCCAAATACTGTTGTAGTCACCATTGAGAAGGCTAACAACATCTCCTTAGTCGAAATCAATGGATCAGATTCATCGTCATTGTTGCCTGAGAAACAAAAGGCAATTAGTCCAAAGCAATTCAGATTTTTTCTTCTACTAAAAGCTCATAAACTTGTTACTTGCATTTCTTGGTTAGCCATGGCTTTCAAGTCCATATTCTTCTCTGTCAAGAAACGTATTGCGTTGAACGATATCGGTGATGAAGAGAAAGTAGGCAGAGGAAAAAGGATGTACAGATTTATCAAAGCTTTTTTGGTTATATCAATAGTAGCATTGATGTTGGAAATCATTGCATATTATAAGAAATGGAATTTGAATCTGATCCAACCATGGGAGGTTCAGGGTCTTGTTCAATGGTCTTACATGGCTTGGCTTTCCTTCAGAGCTGATTATATTGCTCCTTTGGTGATAATGCTTTCTAAGTTCTGTGTCGTGCTGTTCTTGATTCAATCGCTCGATCGGCTAGTTTTGTGTATTGGGTGTTTCTGGATCAACTACAAGAAGTTGAAGCCTCAGATTGAAGCAGATGCTTGTGACCCAGAAAATCCTTCAAGTTTCCCAATGGTTCTAGTCCAGATTCCAATGTGCAATGAGAGAGAG GTGTATGAACAATCCATTGCTGCTGTCTGTCAACTTGACTGGCCAAAGGACCGGTTATTGATTCAAGTCCTAGATGATTCAGATGATGGAAATCTGCAGCTtttaatcaaagaagaagtctcCTCATGGCGCCAAAAATCCGTCAACATAATCTACAGGCATCGCCTAATCAGAACAGGATACAAAGCCGGCAATTTGAAATCTGCCATGGGTTGTGACTATGTCAAAGACTACGAATTTGTTGCAATCTTTGATGCAGACTTCCAGCCAAACCCTGATTTTCTCAAACAAACCATTCCTCACTTCAAG GGAAATCCTGAGCTGGGTCTAGTTCAGGCTCGCTGGACTTTTGTCAACAAGGATGAGAACCTCCTCACAAGGCTTCAAAACGTTAACTTGTGCTTCCATTTTGAGGTGGAGCAGCAAGTCAATGGGATGTTCCTCAATTTTTTTGGATTCAATGGAACAGCTGGTGTGTGGAGAATTAAGGCATTAGAAGAATCAGGAGGCTGGCTTGAGAGAACAACAGTTGAGGATATGGACATTGCAGTTCGAGCACACTTGAATGGATGGAAATTTATATTCCTCAATGATGTGAGGGTACTCTGTGAGTTACCAGAGTCCTATGAAGCTTATAAGAAGCAACAACATCGGTGGCATTCGGGTCCAATGCAGCTGTTTCGCTTGTGTCTTCCTGCCATCATCACCGCCAAG ATTTCGATCTGGAAGAAGGCAAACTTGATCTTTCTGTTCTTTCTTCTGAGAAAACTTATACTTCCCTTCTATTCCTTCACATTGTTTTGTATTATACTTCCACTGACAATGTTTATACCCGAAGCAGAACTACCTCTTTGGGTAATTTGTTATGTACCCATTTTCATGTCGCTCTTGAACATCCTCCCTGCACCAAAATCCTTCCCTTTCTTGGTCCCTTACCTACTCTTCGAGAACACAATGTCAGTCACAAAATTCAATGCCATGGTTTCAGGACTATTTCAGCTTGGAAGTGCTTATGAATGGGTAGTGACAAAGAAAACAGGCAGGTCATCAGAATCAGACCTATTAGCCTTCGCCGAGAAGGCCGCAAATGAGGAGAAGATTCTGCGGAGAAACTCCGAGTCTGGATTAGAATTGCTAAGCAAACTCAATGAGCAAAAAGCCCCTATTgtgaagaagagaaacagaaTATACAGGAAGGAGCTTGCATTGGCTTTTCTTCTACTCACTGCAGCTGCAAGAAGCCTGTTGTCTGCCCATGGAGTTCACTTCTACTTCTTGTTGTTCCAAGGCTTGTCATTTCTTGTTATGGGCTTAGACTTGATCGGTGAGCAAATGAGCTGA
- the LOC120008888 gene encoding protein ALTERED XYLOGLUCAN 4-like: MKSSSLFQDNLRGRRERCLNMGKVAPFLFSSVCLTTIFSLFIFYSPGPSKPLPFYSSRNPVNNAIPNKLDDTDQKLQLITEPQNDDEKPQLIEPQEKGGDENCDLFKGHWVPDLKGSLYTNYSCSTIPESKNCFRQGREDKDFLNWRWKPDQCDLPRFDSIKFLEMVRGKKLAFVGDSVSRNHMESLLCLLSQVEVPIDVYKDSEGRNRIWRFPNHNFTLIVLWTKFLVEGEERMINGSTTGVYDVYIDKVDEKWTKDLPDLDYVIISDAHWFFRPIYLHEAGNIVGCVYCDEPNVTRREVSEAVGMALGSALKYINQCKKCKRVVTLLRTFSPSHFENGVWNTGGNCNKTNPSGETDIDSGSSELGLRNAQVKELEIARIRGEKRGKRFRVLDITMAMLMRPDGHPGAFWGNKWMKGYNDCVHWCLPGPIDVWSDFLMAVMERTES, from the exons atgAAGTCGTCTTCTCTTTTCCAAGATAATCTGCGGGGCAGAAGGGAGAGATGTCTCAACATGGGAAAGGTTGCTCCATTCTTGTTCTCCTCTGTTTGTCTAACCACCATTTTTAGCCTCTTCATCTTCTACTCTCCAGGCCCTTCAAAGCCCTTGCCTTTCTATTCTTCAAGGAACCCTGTAAACAACGCCATACCCAACAAACTCGATGACACCGATCAAAAGCTTCAACTGATCACTGAACCACAAAACG atGATGAAAAACCTCAATTGATCGAGCCACAAGAAAAGG GTGGAGATGAGAATTGTGACTTGTTTAAGGGTCATTGGGTGCCAGACCTTAAAGGGTCTCTGTACACAAATTATAGCTGTTCAACAATCCCAGAATCTAAGAATTGTTTCAGGCAAGGTAGGGAAGACAAAGATTTTCTCAATTGGAGATGGAAACCGGACCAATGTGATCTTCCGAGGTTTGATTCCATCAAGTTCTTGGAGATGGTTCGAGGAAAGAAACTAGCATTTGTTGGTGACTCTGTTTCTAGGAACCATATGGAGTCACTTCTTTGCCTCTTGTCACAG GTTGAGGTTCCAATAGACGTATACAAGGATTCGGAAGGCCGGAACCGGATATGGCGCTTTCCGAACCATAACTTTACTCTGATAGTACTCTGGACTAAATTCCTTGTAGAGGGTGAGGAGAGAATGATTAACGGCTCGACCACTGGTGTCTATGATGTGTACATTGATAAGGTTGATGAAAAATGGACGAAAGACCTGCCGGACTTGGATTACGTTATCATTTCAGACGCGCATTGGTTCTTCCGGCCAATATACCTGCACGAAGCTGGCAATATTGTAGGTTGTGTATACTGTGATGAACCAAATGTGACTCGCCGGGAAGTCAGTGAGGCCGTTGGCATGGCCTTGGGATCAGCATTGAAGTATATCAATCAGTGCAAAAAGTGTAAGAGGGTAGTAACACTGTTAAGGACCTTCTCACCATCACATTTTGAGAATGGCGTTTGGAATACTGGAGGGAACTGCAATAAAACAAACCCTTCTGGAGAAACCGATATCGACTCAGGAAGTAGTGAGTTAGGGCTAAGAAATGCTCAGGTGAAAGAGCTGGAAATAGCAAGAataagaggggagaagagagggaagaggtttagggttttggacaTAACCATGGCAATGCTGATGAGACCGGACGGGCACCCAGGAGCTTTCTGGGGTAACAAATGGATGAAAGGTTACAACGATTGTGTTCATTGGTGTTTGCCGGGTCCGATCGATGTGTGGAGTGATTTTCTGATGGCGGTCATGGAAAGGACAGAGAGTTAG